The following proteins are co-located in the Anser cygnoides isolate HZ-2024a breed goose chromosome 32, Taihu_goose_T2T_genome, whole genome shotgun sequence genome:
- the EIF4B gene encoding eukaryotic translation initiation factor 4B isoform X6: MAASAAKKKNKKGKTLTLTDFLAEDGGGGGGPTYIPKPVSWADETDDLEGDVSTAWHSNEDDVYRAPPIDRSILPTAPRAAREPNIDRSRLPKCPPYTAFLGNLPYDVTEESIKDFFRGLNISAVRLPREPTNPERLKGFGYAEFEDIDSLFQALSLNEESLGNRRIRVDVADQAQDKDRDDRCFGRDRDRFRDSERFESDWRARPAATDSFDDYPPRRGDDSFGDRYRDRYDDRYRDGPRRDMDRGFGGRDRYDDRSRDYDRGYDSRIGSGRRAFGSGYRRDDDYRGGSDRYDDRYDRRDDRMDRWNSRDDYGRDDFRRDDRGPTQRPKLNLKPRSAPKEEEASVAPAPQSSRAASIFGGAKPVDTAAREREVEERLQKEQEKLQRQLEDDKRIDRRPRERHPSWRSEENQNQERSRTGSESSQSGPPGPTAGTGPTGRTTRRRESEKSLENEPLAREDEAPSPPARPQEEKQPLKAMPAPPPKENAWVKRSANPPARPPGSDSEQHSPPSSQTAPGLPLEDGVAPRSAPRKGDESKADGARESGPKARSGSSGRGPGDTERKESRKDHDVRPAPEPKKLDESPASFSHASKYAALSVDGEDDGEDEESAE, encoded by the exons ATGGCGGCCTCAG cagccaagaagaagaacaagaagggcAAGACCCTGACCCTCACCGACTTCCTGGCCGaggacggcggcggcgggggggggcccacCTACATCCCCAAACCCGTCAGCTGGGCCGACGAGACCGACGACCTGGAGGGGGACG TGTCCACAGCGTGGCACAGCAACGAGGACGACGTGTACCGGGCGCCCCCCATCGACCGCTCCATCCTGCCCAccgccccccgcgccgcgcGGGAGCCCAACATCGACAGGAGCCGCCTGCCCAAGTGCCCCCCGTACACGGccttcctgggcaacctgcccTACGACGTGACCGAGGAGTCCATCAAGGACTTCTTCCGAGGCCTCAAC ATCAGCGCCGTGCGCCTGCCGCGGGAGCCGACCAACCCCGAGAGGTTGAAAGGGTTTGGCTACGCCGAGTTCGAGGACATCGACTCCTTGTTCCAGGCGCTGAGCCTCAATGAAGAG TCCCTAGGGAACAGAAGGATACGCGTGGACGTCGCTGATCAGGCTCAGGATAAAG atcgCGACGACCGCTGCTTCGGCAGGGACCGGGACCGCTTCCGCGACTCGGAGAGGTTTGAGAGCGACTGGAGGGCCCGGCCCGCCGCCACCGACAGCTTCGACGACTACCCGCCACGCCGGGGCGACGACAGCTTCGGCGACA GGTATCGGGATCGCTACGATGATCGGTATCGCGACGGCCCGCGCAGGGACATGGACCGCGGCTTCGGGGGCCGGGACCGCTACGATGACCGCAGCAGGGATTACGACCGAG GCTACGACTCGCGGATAGGCAGTGGCAGGAGGGCCTTCGGCAGCGGCTACCGCCGGGACGACGACTACCGGGGCGGCAGCGACCGCTACGACGACCGCTACGACCGCCGCGACGACCGCATGGACAGGTGGAACTCGCGGGACGATTACGGCCGCGACGACTTCCGCCGCGACGACCGAG GTCCCACCCAGCGGCCGAAGCTGAACCTGAAGCCGCGCAGCGCGcccaaggaggaggaggcgtCGGTGGCCCCCGCACCGCAGTCCAGCCGGGCGGCCTCCATCTTTGGGGGGGCCAAGCCGGTGGACACGGCCGCCCGCGAGCGCGAGGTGGAGGAGCggctgcagaaggagcaggagaagctgcagcgGCAGCTGGAGGACGACAAGCGGATAGACAGGCGGCCCCGGGAGAG gcaccccaGCTGGCGCAGCGAGGAGAACCAGAACCAGGAGCGGTCGCGGACGGGGAGCGAGTCCTCGCAGAGCGGCCCCCCTGGCCCTACCGCAGGCACCGGCCCCACGGGCAGGA CCACGCGGCGGAGGGAGAGCGAGAAGTCCCTGGAGAACGAGCCGCTCGCCAGGGAGGACGAGGCGccctcgccccccgcccggccccaggaggagaagcagccccTCAAGGCCATGCCCGCGCCCCCCCCGAAGGAGAACGCCTGGGTGAAGCGCAGCGCCAACCCCCCTGCACGCCCCCCCGGCTCGGATTCAGAGCAGCACTCCCCCCCTAG cagccagacgGCGCCCGGCCTGCCCCTGGAGGATGGCGTGGCCCCAAGGAGCGCCCCTAGGAAag gagaCGAGAGCAAGGCGGACGGCGCCCGGGAGAGCGGCCCCAAGGCGCGGAGCGGCAGCTCTGGCCGCGGTCCAGGAGACACCGAGCG gaaggagagcaggaagGATCACGACGTGAGACCTGCGCCTGAGCCAAAGAAACTCGACGAGAGCCCGGCCTCC TTCAGCCATGCCAGCAAGTACGCGGCGCTGTCAGTGGACGGTGAGGATGACGGCGAGGACGAGGAGAGCGCCGAATGA
- the EIF4B gene encoding eukaryotic translation initiation factor 4B isoform X5 yields the protein MAASAAKKKNKKGKTLTLTDFLAEDGGGGGGPTYIPKPVSWADETDDLEGDVSTAWHSNEDDVYRAPPIDRSILPTAPRAAREPNIDRSRLPKCPPYTAFLGNLPYDVTEESIKDFFRGLNISAVRLPREPTNPERLKGFGYAEFEDIDSLFQALSLNEESLGNRRIRVDVADQAQDKDRDDRCFGRDRDRFRDSERFESDWRARPAATDSFDDYPPRRGDDSFGDRYRDRYDDRYRDGPRRDMDRGFGGRDRYDDRSRDYDRGYDSRIGSGRRAFGSGYRRDDDYRGGSDRYDDRYDRRDDRMDRWNSRDDYGRDDFRRDDRGPTQRPKLNLKPRSAPKEEEASVAPAPQSSRAASIFGGAKPVDTAAREREVEERLQKEQEKLQRQLEDDKRIDRRPRERHPSWRSEENQNQERSRTGSESSQSGPPGPTAGTGPTGRTTRRRESEKSLENEPLAREDEAPSPPARPQEEKQPLKAMPAPPPKENAWVKRSANPPARPPGSDSEQHSPPSSSQTAPGLPLEDGVAPRSAPRKDESKADGARESGPKARSGSSGRGPGDTERKESRKDHDVRPAPEPKKLDESPASQFSHASKYAALSVDGEDDGEDEESAE from the exons ATGGCGGCCTCAG cagccaagaagaagaacaagaagggcAAGACCCTGACCCTCACCGACTTCCTGGCCGaggacggcggcggcgggggggggcccacCTACATCCCCAAACCCGTCAGCTGGGCCGACGAGACCGACGACCTGGAGGGGGACG TGTCCACAGCGTGGCACAGCAACGAGGACGACGTGTACCGGGCGCCCCCCATCGACCGCTCCATCCTGCCCAccgccccccgcgccgcgcGGGAGCCCAACATCGACAGGAGCCGCCTGCCCAAGTGCCCCCCGTACACGGccttcctgggcaacctgcccTACGACGTGACCGAGGAGTCCATCAAGGACTTCTTCCGAGGCCTCAAC ATCAGCGCCGTGCGCCTGCCGCGGGAGCCGACCAACCCCGAGAGGTTGAAAGGGTTTGGCTACGCCGAGTTCGAGGACATCGACTCCTTGTTCCAGGCGCTGAGCCTCAATGAAGAG TCCCTAGGGAACAGAAGGATACGCGTGGACGTCGCTGATCAGGCTCAGGATAAAG atcgCGACGACCGCTGCTTCGGCAGGGACCGGGACCGCTTCCGCGACTCGGAGAGGTTTGAGAGCGACTGGAGGGCCCGGCCCGCCGCCACCGACAGCTTCGACGACTACCCGCCACGCCGGGGCGACGACAGCTTCGGCGACA GGTATCGGGATCGCTACGATGATCGGTATCGCGACGGCCCGCGCAGGGACATGGACCGCGGCTTCGGGGGCCGGGACCGCTACGATGACCGCAGCAGGGATTACGACCGAG GCTACGACTCGCGGATAGGCAGTGGCAGGAGGGCCTTCGGCAGCGGCTACCGCCGGGACGACGACTACCGGGGCGGCAGCGACCGCTACGACGACCGCTACGACCGCCGCGACGACCGCATGGACAGGTGGAACTCGCGGGACGATTACGGCCGCGACGACTTCCGCCGCGACGACCGAG GTCCCACCCAGCGGCCGAAGCTGAACCTGAAGCCGCGCAGCGCGcccaaggaggaggaggcgtCGGTGGCCCCCGCACCGCAGTCCAGCCGGGCGGCCTCCATCTTTGGGGGGGCCAAGCCGGTGGACACGGCCGCCCGCGAGCGCGAGGTGGAGGAGCggctgcagaaggagcaggagaagctgcagcgGCAGCTGGAGGACGACAAGCGGATAGACAGGCGGCCCCGGGAGAG gcaccccaGCTGGCGCAGCGAGGAGAACCAGAACCAGGAGCGGTCGCGGACGGGGAGCGAGTCCTCGCAGAGCGGCCCCCCTGGCCCTACCGCAGGCACCGGCCCCACGGGCAGGA CCACGCGGCGGAGGGAGAGCGAGAAGTCCCTGGAGAACGAGCCGCTCGCCAGGGAGGACGAGGCGccctcgccccccgcccggccccaggaggagaagcagccccTCAAGGCCATGCCCGCGCCCCCCCCGAAGGAGAACGCCTGGGTGAAGCGCAGCGCCAACCCCCCTGCACGCCCCCCCGGCTCGGATTCAGAGCAGCACTCCCCCCCTAG cagcagccagacgGCGCCCGGCCTGCCCCTGGAGGATGGCGTGGCCCCAAGGAGCGCCCCTAGGAAag aCGAGAGCAAGGCGGACGGCGCCCGGGAGAGCGGCCCCAAGGCGCGGAGCGGCAGCTCTGGCCGCGGTCCAGGAGACACCGAGCG gaaggagagcaggaagGATCACGACGTGAGACCTGCGCCTGAGCCAAAGAAACTCGACGAGAGCCCGGCCTCC CAGTTCAGCCATGCCAGCAAGTACGCGGCGCTGTCAGTGGACGGTGAGGATGACGGCGAGGACGAGGAGAGCGCCGAATGA
- the EIF4B gene encoding eukaryotic translation initiation factor 4B isoform X3, producing MAASAAKKKNKKGKTLTLTDFLAEDGGGGGGPTYIPKPVSWADETDDLEGDVSTAWHSNEDDVYRAPPIDRSILPTAPRAAREPNIDRSRLPKCPPYTAFLGNLPYDVTEESIKDFFRGLNISAVRLPREPTNPERLKGFGYAEFEDIDSLFQALSLNEESLGNRRIRVDVADQAQDKDRDDRCFGRDRDRFRDSERFESDWRARPAATDSFDDYPPRRGDDSFGDRYRDRYDDRYRDGPRRDMDRGFGGRDRYDDRSRDYDRGYDSRIGSGRRAFGSGYRRDDDYRGGSDRYDDRYDRRDDRMDRWNSRDDYGRDDFRRDDRGPTQRPKLNLKPRSAPKEEEASVAPAPQSSRAASIFGGAKPVDTAAREREVEERLQKEQEKLQRQLEDDKRIDRRPRERHPSWRSEENQNQERSRTGSESSQSGPPGPTAGTGPTGRTTRRRESEKSLENEPLAREDEAPSPPARPQEEKQPLKAMPAPPPKENAWVKRSANPPARPPGSDSEQHSPPSSSQTAPGLPLEDGVAPRSAPRKGDESKADGARESGPKARSGSSGRGPGDTERKESRKDHDVRPAPEPKKLDESPASFSHASKYAALSVDGEDDGEDEESAE from the exons ATGGCGGCCTCAG cagccaagaagaagaacaagaagggcAAGACCCTGACCCTCACCGACTTCCTGGCCGaggacggcggcggcgggggggggcccacCTACATCCCCAAACCCGTCAGCTGGGCCGACGAGACCGACGACCTGGAGGGGGACG TGTCCACAGCGTGGCACAGCAACGAGGACGACGTGTACCGGGCGCCCCCCATCGACCGCTCCATCCTGCCCAccgccccccgcgccgcgcGGGAGCCCAACATCGACAGGAGCCGCCTGCCCAAGTGCCCCCCGTACACGGccttcctgggcaacctgcccTACGACGTGACCGAGGAGTCCATCAAGGACTTCTTCCGAGGCCTCAAC ATCAGCGCCGTGCGCCTGCCGCGGGAGCCGACCAACCCCGAGAGGTTGAAAGGGTTTGGCTACGCCGAGTTCGAGGACATCGACTCCTTGTTCCAGGCGCTGAGCCTCAATGAAGAG TCCCTAGGGAACAGAAGGATACGCGTGGACGTCGCTGATCAGGCTCAGGATAAAG atcgCGACGACCGCTGCTTCGGCAGGGACCGGGACCGCTTCCGCGACTCGGAGAGGTTTGAGAGCGACTGGAGGGCCCGGCCCGCCGCCACCGACAGCTTCGACGACTACCCGCCACGCCGGGGCGACGACAGCTTCGGCGACA GGTATCGGGATCGCTACGATGATCGGTATCGCGACGGCCCGCGCAGGGACATGGACCGCGGCTTCGGGGGCCGGGACCGCTACGATGACCGCAGCAGGGATTACGACCGAG GCTACGACTCGCGGATAGGCAGTGGCAGGAGGGCCTTCGGCAGCGGCTACCGCCGGGACGACGACTACCGGGGCGGCAGCGACCGCTACGACGACCGCTACGACCGCCGCGACGACCGCATGGACAGGTGGAACTCGCGGGACGATTACGGCCGCGACGACTTCCGCCGCGACGACCGAG GTCCCACCCAGCGGCCGAAGCTGAACCTGAAGCCGCGCAGCGCGcccaaggaggaggaggcgtCGGTGGCCCCCGCACCGCAGTCCAGCCGGGCGGCCTCCATCTTTGGGGGGGCCAAGCCGGTGGACACGGCCGCCCGCGAGCGCGAGGTGGAGGAGCggctgcagaaggagcaggagaagctgcagcgGCAGCTGGAGGACGACAAGCGGATAGACAGGCGGCCCCGGGAGAG gcaccccaGCTGGCGCAGCGAGGAGAACCAGAACCAGGAGCGGTCGCGGACGGGGAGCGAGTCCTCGCAGAGCGGCCCCCCTGGCCCTACCGCAGGCACCGGCCCCACGGGCAGGA CCACGCGGCGGAGGGAGAGCGAGAAGTCCCTGGAGAACGAGCCGCTCGCCAGGGAGGACGAGGCGccctcgccccccgcccggccccaggaggagaagcagccccTCAAGGCCATGCCCGCGCCCCCCCCGAAGGAGAACGCCTGGGTGAAGCGCAGCGCCAACCCCCCTGCACGCCCCCCCGGCTCGGATTCAGAGCAGCACTCCCCCCCTAG cagcagccagacgGCGCCCGGCCTGCCCCTGGAGGATGGCGTGGCCCCAAGGAGCGCCCCTAGGAAag gagaCGAGAGCAAGGCGGACGGCGCCCGGGAGAGCGGCCCCAAGGCGCGGAGCGGCAGCTCTGGCCGCGGTCCAGGAGACACCGAGCG gaaggagagcaggaagGATCACGACGTGAGACCTGCGCCTGAGCCAAAGAAACTCGACGAGAGCCCGGCCTCC TTCAGCCATGCCAGCAAGTACGCGGCGCTGTCAGTGGACGGTGAGGATGACGGCGAGGACGAGGAGAGCGCCGAATGA
- the EIF4B gene encoding eukaryotic translation initiation factor 4B isoform X2 has product MAASAAKKKNKKGKTLTLTDFLAEDGGGGGGPTYIPKPVSWADETDDLEGDVSTAWHSNEDDVYRAPPIDRSILPTAPRAAREPNIDRSRLPKCPPYTAFLGNLPYDVTEESIKDFFRGLNISAVRLPREPTNPERLKGFGYAEFEDIDSLFQALSLNEESLGNRRIRVDVADQAQDKDRDDRCFGRDRDRFRDSERFESDWRARPAATDSFDDYPPRRGDDSFGDRYRDRYDDRYRDGPRRDMDRGFGGRDRYDDRSRDYDRGYDSRIGSGRRAFGSGYRRDDDYRGGSDRYDDRYDRRDDRMDRWNSRDDYGRDDFRRDDRGPTQRPKLNLKPRSAPKEEEASVAPAPQSSRAASIFGGAKPVDTAAREREVEERLQKEQEKLQRQLEDDKRIDRRPRERHPSWRSEENQNQERSRTGSESSQSGPPGPTAGTGPTGRTTRRRESEKSLENEPLAREDEAPSPPARPQEEKQPLKAMPAPPPKENAWVKRSANPPARPPGSDSEQHSPPSSQTAPGLPLEDGVAPRSAPRKGDESKADGARESGPKARSGSSGRGPGDTERKESRKDHDVRPAPEPKKLDESPASQFSHASKYAALSVDGEDDGEDEESAE; this is encoded by the exons ATGGCGGCCTCAG cagccaagaagaagaacaagaagggcAAGACCCTGACCCTCACCGACTTCCTGGCCGaggacggcggcggcgggggggggcccacCTACATCCCCAAACCCGTCAGCTGGGCCGACGAGACCGACGACCTGGAGGGGGACG TGTCCACAGCGTGGCACAGCAACGAGGACGACGTGTACCGGGCGCCCCCCATCGACCGCTCCATCCTGCCCAccgccccccgcgccgcgcGGGAGCCCAACATCGACAGGAGCCGCCTGCCCAAGTGCCCCCCGTACACGGccttcctgggcaacctgcccTACGACGTGACCGAGGAGTCCATCAAGGACTTCTTCCGAGGCCTCAAC ATCAGCGCCGTGCGCCTGCCGCGGGAGCCGACCAACCCCGAGAGGTTGAAAGGGTTTGGCTACGCCGAGTTCGAGGACATCGACTCCTTGTTCCAGGCGCTGAGCCTCAATGAAGAG TCCCTAGGGAACAGAAGGATACGCGTGGACGTCGCTGATCAGGCTCAGGATAAAG atcgCGACGACCGCTGCTTCGGCAGGGACCGGGACCGCTTCCGCGACTCGGAGAGGTTTGAGAGCGACTGGAGGGCCCGGCCCGCCGCCACCGACAGCTTCGACGACTACCCGCCACGCCGGGGCGACGACAGCTTCGGCGACA GGTATCGGGATCGCTACGATGATCGGTATCGCGACGGCCCGCGCAGGGACATGGACCGCGGCTTCGGGGGCCGGGACCGCTACGATGACCGCAGCAGGGATTACGACCGAG GCTACGACTCGCGGATAGGCAGTGGCAGGAGGGCCTTCGGCAGCGGCTACCGCCGGGACGACGACTACCGGGGCGGCAGCGACCGCTACGACGACCGCTACGACCGCCGCGACGACCGCATGGACAGGTGGAACTCGCGGGACGATTACGGCCGCGACGACTTCCGCCGCGACGACCGAG GTCCCACCCAGCGGCCGAAGCTGAACCTGAAGCCGCGCAGCGCGcccaaggaggaggaggcgtCGGTGGCCCCCGCACCGCAGTCCAGCCGGGCGGCCTCCATCTTTGGGGGGGCCAAGCCGGTGGACACGGCCGCCCGCGAGCGCGAGGTGGAGGAGCggctgcagaaggagcaggagaagctgcagcgGCAGCTGGAGGACGACAAGCGGATAGACAGGCGGCCCCGGGAGAG gcaccccaGCTGGCGCAGCGAGGAGAACCAGAACCAGGAGCGGTCGCGGACGGGGAGCGAGTCCTCGCAGAGCGGCCCCCCTGGCCCTACCGCAGGCACCGGCCCCACGGGCAGGA CCACGCGGCGGAGGGAGAGCGAGAAGTCCCTGGAGAACGAGCCGCTCGCCAGGGAGGACGAGGCGccctcgccccccgcccggccccaggaggagaagcagccccTCAAGGCCATGCCCGCGCCCCCCCCGAAGGAGAACGCCTGGGTGAAGCGCAGCGCCAACCCCCCTGCACGCCCCCCCGGCTCGGATTCAGAGCAGCACTCCCCCCCTAG cagccagacgGCGCCCGGCCTGCCCCTGGAGGATGGCGTGGCCCCAAGGAGCGCCCCTAGGAAag gagaCGAGAGCAAGGCGGACGGCGCCCGGGAGAGCGGCCCCAAGGCGCGGAGCGGCAGCTCTGGCCGCGGTCCAGGAGACACCGAGCG gaaggagagcaggaagGATCACGACGTGAGACCTGCGCCTGAGCCAAAGAAACTCGACGAGAGCCCGGCCTCC CAGTTCAGCCATGCCAGCAAGTACGCGGCGCTGTCAGTGGACGGTGAGGATGACGGCGAGGACGAGGAGAGCGCCGAATGA
- the EIF4B gene encoding eukaryotic translation initiation factor 4B isoform X7, translated as MAASAAKKKNKKGKTLTLTDFLAEDGGGGGGPTYIPKPVSWADETDDLEGDVSTAWHSNEDDVYRAPPIDRSILPTAPRAAREPNIDRSRLPKCPPYTAFLGNLPYDVTEESIKDFFRGLNISAVRLPREPTNPERLKGFGYAEFEDIDSLFQALSLNEESLGNRRIRVDVADQAQDKDRDDRCFGRDRDRFRDSERFESDWRARPAATDSFDDYPPRRGDDSFGDRYRDRYDDRYRDGPRRDMDRGFGGRDRYDDRSRDYDRGYDSRIGSGRRAFGSGYRRDDDYRGGSDRYDDRYDRRDDRMDRWNSRDDYGRDDFRRDDRGPTQRPKLNLKPRSAPKEEEASVAPAPQSSRAASIFGGAKPVDTAAREREVEERLQKEQEKLQRQLEDDKRIDRRPRERHPSWRSEENQNQERSRTGSESSQSGPPGPTAGTGPTGRTTRRRESEKSLENEPLAREDEAPSPPARPQEEKQPLKAMPAPPPKENAWVKRSANPPARPPGSDSEQHSPPSSQTAPGLPLEDGVAPRSAPRKDESKADGARESGPKARSGSSGRGPGDTERKESRKDHDVRPAPEPKKLDESPASQFSHASKYAALSVDGEDDGEDEESAE; from the exons ATGGCGGCCTCAG cagccaagaagaagaacaagaagggcAAGACCCTGACCCTCACCGACTTCCTGGCCGaggacggcggcggcgggggggggcccacCTACATCCCCAAACCCGTCAGCTGGGCCGACGAGACCGACGACCTGGAGGGGGACG TGTCCACAGCGTGGCACAGCAACGAGGACGACGTGTACCGGGCGCCCCCCATCGACCGCTCCATCCTGCCCAccgccccccgcgccgcgcGGGAGCCCAACATCGACAGGAGCCGCCTGCCCAAGTGCCCCCCGTACACGGccttcctgggcaacctgcccTACGACGTGACCGAGGAGTCCATCAAGGACTTCTTCCGAGGCCTCAAC ATCAGCGCCGTGCGCCTGCCGCGGGAGCCGACCAACCCCGAGAGGTTGAAAGGGTTTGGCTACGCCGAGTTCGAGGACATCGACTCCTTGTTCCAGGCGCTGAGCCTCAATGAAGAG TCCCTAGGGAACAGAAGGATACGCGTGGACGTCGCTGATCAGGCTCAGGATAAAG atcgCGACGACCGCTGCTTCGGCAGGGACCGGGACCGCTTCCGCGACTCGGAGAGGTTTGAGAGCGACTGGAGGGCCCGGCCCGCCGCCACCGACAGCTTCGACGACTACCCGCCACGCCGGGGCGACGACAGCTTCGGCGACA GGTATCGGGATCGCTACGATGATCGGTATCGCGACGGCCCGCGCAGGGACATGGACCGCGGCTTCGGGGGCCGGGACCGCTACGATGACCGCAGCAGGGATTACGACCGAG GCTACGACTCGCGGATAGGCAGTGGCAGGAGGGCCTTCGGCAGCGGCTACCGCCGGGACGACGACTACCGGGGCGGCAGCGACCGCTACGACGACCGCTACGACCGCCGCGACGACCGCATGGACAGGTGGAACTCGCGGGACGATTACGGCCGCGACGACTTCCGCCGCGACGACCGAG GTCCCACCCAGCGGCCGAAGCTGAACCTGAAGCCGCGCAGCGCGcccaaggaggaggaggcgtCGGTGGCCCCCGCACCGCAGTCCAGCCGGGCGGCCTCCATCTTTGGGGGGGCCAAGCCGGTGGACACGGCCGCCCGCGAGCGCGAGGTGGAGGAGCggctgcagaaggagcaggagaagctgcagcgGCAGCTGGAGGACGACAAGCGGATAGACAGGCGGCCCCGGGAGAG gcaccccaGCTGGCGCAGCGAGGAGAACCAGAACCAGGAGCGGTCGCGGACGGGGAGCGAGTCCTCGCAGAGCGGCCCCCCTGGCCCTACCGCAGGCACCGGCCCCACGGGCAGGA CCACGCGGCGGAGGGAGAGCGAGAAGTCCCTGGAGAACGAGCCGCTCGCCAGGGAGGACGAGGCGccctcgccccccgcccggccccaggaggagaagcagccccTCAAGGCCATGCCCGCGCCCCCCCCGAAGGAGAACGCCTGGGTGAAGCGCAGCGCCAACCCCCCTGCACGCCCCCCCGGCTCGGATTCAGAGCAGCACTCCCCCCCTAG cagccagacgGCGCCCGGCCTGCCCCTGGAGGATGGCGTGGCCCCAAGGAGCGCCCCTAGGAAag aCGAGAGCAAGGCGGACGGCGCCCGGGAGAGCGGCCCCAAGGCGCGGAGCGGCAGCTCTGGCCGCGGTCCAGGAGACACCGAGCG gaaggagagcaggaagGATCACGACGTGAGACCTGCGCCTGAGCCAAAGAAACTCGACGAGAGCCCGGCCTCC CAGTTCAGCCATGCCAGCAAGTACGCGGCGCTGTCAGTGGACGGTGAGGATGACGGCGAGGACGAGGAGAGCGCCGAATGA